Proteins encoded together in one Paenibacillus sp. window:
- a CDS encoding aminotransferase class I/II-fold pyridoxal phosphate-dependent enzyme: MMELHPRLKDAVAAAERLAEPRLRDIDRMIDENQWKTIQAFQKFKVSDFHFSGSTGYGYNDRGRETLDEVYAAVFGAEAGLVRPHFASGTHTIATALFGLLRPGDELMFITGSPYDTLHKVIGSEGDGTGSLRDWGVRCTIVPLTEDGAVDWAAVEAAWNPAVKVVAMQRSRGYAWRPSFTVAQLGEMVERVKRLNPNVVTFLDNCYGEFTETREPTEVGVDVMAGSLIKNPGGGIAPTGGYIVGRKRLVELAAYRLTAPGIGAEVGSMLGTTRAIYQGLFLAPHAVGQALKGAVFAAALFESLGFVTNPKWNDPRSDLIQAVRFETANQLIAFVQSVQRASAVDSHVVPEPWDMPGYESPVIMAAGTFIQGGSLELSADAPIREPFTAYMQGGLTYSHVKLGVMSAMQRMMDESIL; the protein is encoded by the coding sequence ATGATGGAGTTACATCCGAGATTGAAGGACGCCGTCGCCGCGGCGGAACGATTGGCGGAGCCGCGGCTTCGCGACATCGATCGGATGATCGACGAAAACCAATGGAAAACGATTCAAGCGTTCCAAAAGTTCAAAGTGAGCGATTTCCACTTCAGCGGCTCGACCGGGTACGGGTACAACGACCGGGGACGGGAAACGTTAGACGAAGTGTACGCGGCGGTGTTCGGAGCGGAGGCGGGTCTCGTTCGCCCGCACTTCGCATCCGGCACCCACACGATCGCTACCGCTTTGTTCGGCCTGCTTCGGCCGGGGGACGAGCTGATGTTCATCACGGGCTCGCCGTACGATACGCTGCATAAGGTTATCGGCTCCGAAGGGGACGGGACCGGCAGCCTGCGGGATTGGGGCGTGCGCTGCACGATCGTTCCGCTCACAGAGGACGGCGCCGTCGATTGGGCGGCCGTCGAAGCGGCTTGGAACCCGGCGGTGAAAGTCGTGGCGATGCAGCGTTCCCGCGGATACGCATGGCGGCCGTCTTTCACGGTCGCGCAGCTCGGGGAGATGGTCGAGCGGGTAAAGCGGCTTAACCCGAACGTCGTCACGTTCCTTGACAACTGTTACGGCGAATTCACGGAGACGAGAGAGCCGACCGAGGTCGGCGTCGATGTGATGGCGGGGTCGCTGATCAAAAACCCGGGCGGCGGAATCGCGCCGACCGGCGGCTATATCGTCGGCCGGAAGCGGCTCGTCGAGCTTGCGGCGTACCGCTTGACCGCGCCGGGCATCGGAGCGGAGGTCGGTTCGATGCTAGGTACGACCCGGGCGATTTACCAAGGGCTGTTCCTCGCCCCGCATGCGGTCGGACAAGCGCTCAAAGGAGCGGTGTTCGCTGCCGCGCTGTTCGAGTCGCTCGGCTTCGTCACGAATCCGAAATGGAACGACCCGCGCTCGGATTTGATTCAAGCGGTCCGGTTCGAGACGGCGAACCAGTTGATCGCGTTCGTGCAGAGCGTGCAGCGGGCGTCCGCCGTCGACTCGCATGTCGTGCCGGAGCCTTGGGACATGCCCGGCTACGAAAGTCCGGTCATCATGGCTGCGGGCACGTTCATTCAGGGCGGAAGCCTTGAATTAAGCGCCGACGCACCGATTCGGGAACCGTTCACGGCTTACATGCAGGGCGGCTTAACGTACTCTCACGTGAAGCTCGGCGTCATGTCCGCGATGCAGCGCATGATGGACGAAAGTATTTTGTAA
- a CDS encoding MerR family transcriptional regulator codes for MGDEIRRNMALFPIGIVMKLTDLTARQIRYYEQHELIMPARTSGNQRLFSFNDVERLLEIKSLIEKGVNIAGIKQVLSPVNKESDDATVLNEHTEVKRRELTDKQLHKMLKQQLLGGNRRGQVSLIQGELSRFFNS; via the coding sequence ATGGGTGATGAAATTCGCCGCAACATGGCGTTGTTTCCCATCGGAATCGTCATGAAGCTGACCGATTTGACGGCGAGACAAATTCGTTACTATGAGCAGCACGAACTCATTATGCCGGCGCGAACATCCGGGAACCAACGACTGTTCTCTTTTAACGACGTCGAACGTTTGCTCGAGATTAAGTCCTTGATCGAGAAAGGCGTCAATATTGCAGGCATCAAGCAAGTACTGTCGCCGGTCAACAAGGAATCGGACGACGCGACGGTGCTCAACGAGCACACTGAAGTCAAGCGCCGTGAATTGACCGACAAGCAGCTGCACAAGATGTTGAAGCAGCAATTGCTCGGCGGCAACCGCAGGGGGCAAGTGTCGCTCATTCAGGGCGAGCTGTCCCGGTTCTTCAATTCTTAG
- the glnA gene encoding type I glutamate--ammonia ligase, with protein sequence MGYTKEDILRIAKEENVRFIRLQFTDLMGIIKNVEIPVSQLEKALDNKMMFDGSSIEGYVRIEESDMYLYPDLDTWVIFPWVTEDRVARLICDIYMPDGTPFAGDPRGILKRALREAQEMGFSTMNVGPEPEFFLFKTDEKGNPTLETNDQGGYFDLAPTDLGENCRREIVLVLEKMGFEIEASHHEVAPGQHEIDFKYSDAIHAADQIQTFKLVVKTIARKYNLHASFMPKPLFGMNGSGMHCHQSLFQGDANAFYDESDRLGLSATARHYMAGVLRHARSFAAITNPTVNSYKRLVPGYEAPVYVAWSASNRSPMIRIPASRGLSTRIEVRNPDPAANPYLALAVMLAAGLDGIRNKLPLPAPVDRNIYIMSEDERESAGIPSLPASLKEALDELLGDEVICDALGDHALAHFIELKEIEWDMYRTQVHQWERDQYLSLY encoded by the coding sequence TTGGGTTACACGAAGGAAGACATTTTACGCATTGCGAAGGAAGAGAACGTTCGTTTCATTCGTTTGCAATTTACGGACTTAATGGGCATCATCAAAAACGTGGAAATTCCGGTCAGCCAGCTGGAGAAGGCGCTCGACAACAAAATGATGTTCGACGGTTCTTCCATCGAAGGCTACGTCCGCATCGAAGAATCCGATATGTATTTGTATCCGGATTTGGATACGTGGGTGATTTTCCCTTGGGTGACGGAAGATCGCGTCGCGCGATTGATTTGCGATATTTACATGCCGGACGGCACGCCGTTCGCGGGCGACCCGCGGGGCATCCTGAAGCGGGCGCTGCGCGAAGCGCAGGAGATGGGCTTCTCGACGATGAACGTGGGGCCGGAGCCGGAGTTTTTCTTGTTTAAGACGGACGAGAAAGGCAACCCCACGCTGGAGACGAACGATCAGGGCGGGTATTTCGACCTTGCGCCGACGGACCTCGGCGAAAACTGCCGCCGCGAAATCGTTCTCGTGCTTGAGAAAATGGGCTTCGAAATCGAGGCGTCCCATCATGAAGTCGCGCCGGGACAGCACGAGATCGATTTCAAATATTCGGACGCGATCCATGCGGCCGACCAAATCCAAACGTTCAAGCTCGTCGTCAAGACGATCGCCCGCAAATATAATTTGCACGCGTCGTTCATGCCGAAGCCGCTGTTCGGGATGAACGGTTCCGGCATGCACTGCCACCAGTCGCTGTTCCAGGGCGACGCGAACGCGTTCTATGACGAGAGCGACCGTCTCGGTCTTAGCGCGACGGCGCGCCATTACATGGCCGGCGTGCTCCGCCACGCGCGCAGCTTCGCGGCGATCACGAACCCGACGGTGAACTCCTACAAGCGTCTCGTTCCGGGCTACGAAGCTCCTGTGTACGTCGCTTGGTCTGCGAGCAACCGTTCGCCGATGATCCGTATTCCGGCGTCGCGGGGCCTCAGCACCCGCATCGAGGTGCGCAACCCGGACCCGGCGGCGAACCCGTACCTCGCGCTGGCTGTCATGCTGGCGGCAGGCCTCGACGGCATCCGCAACAAGCTGCCGCTCCCGGCGCCGGTCGACCGGAACATCTACATCATGAGCGAGGACGAGCGGGAATCCGCGGGCATCCCGAGCTTGCCGGCGAGCCTCAAGGAAGCGCTCGACGAGCTGCTCGGCGACGAAGTGATTTGCGACGCGCTCGGCGATCATGCGCTCGCGCACTTCATCGAGCTGAAAGAAATCGAGTGGGATATGTACCGTACCCAAGTCCATCAATGGGAACGCGACCAATACTTGTCCTTGTATTAA
- the lexA gene encoding transcriptional repressor LexA produces MTKLSNRQQAILEFIRSEVREKGYPPSVREIGEAVGLASSSTVHGHLDRLEKKGFIRRDPTKPRAIELLGDDDERELVRLAVSRVPLVGKVTAGQPITAVENIEEYFPLPTHMVKDDEVFMLSVVGDSMIEAGIMDGDYVIVRQQQTASNGDIVVAMTEDDEATVKTFYKERDHIRLQPENPTMEPLRYKHVTVLGKVIGIFRELH; encoded by the coding sequence TTGACGAAGCTGTCAAACCGGCAACAAGCAATTTTAGAATTTATAAGAAGCGAAGTTCGTGAGAAAGGTTATCCTCCTTCCGTTCGCGAAATCGGCGAGGCTGTCGGTTTGGCATCCAGCTCGACGGTGCACGGACATCTCGATCGACTGGAGAAGAAAGGGTTCATTCGAAGAGACCCGACGAAGCCCCGCGCGATCGAGCTGCTCGGCGACGACGACGAGCGCGAGCTCGTTCGCCTTGCCGTATCCCGCGTTCCGCTCGTCGGCAAAGTGACGGCAGGACAACCGATTACGGCCGTAGAGAATATCGAAGAATATTTCCCGCTTCCGACCCATATGGTGAAGGACGACGAGGTGTTTATGTTGTCCGTCGTCGGCGACAGTATGATCGAGGCCGGCATTATGGACGGCGACTACGTTATCGTCCGTCAGCAGCAGACGGCTTCGAACGGAGATATTGTCGTCGCGATGACCGAGGACGATGAAGCGACGGTGAAGACGTTCTACAAAGAACGCGACCACATCCGCCTGCAGCCGGAAAACCCGACGATGGAACCGCTGCGTTACAAGCACGTTACCGTACTCGGCAAAGTGATCGGCATCTTCCGCGAATTGCATTAA
- a CDS encoding LysM peptidoglycan-binding domain-containing protein, producing the protein MRTNLHKKQAAKQARNTFFIRLALALVFIGLGATSGVMLHASAMNQGLTSTSEAAAAEEPTKSYVLDEMPILCVEPGDTLWDIAEEYAPEGVSVKAYVKQIMIANSLEQAALEVGQVLRLP; encoded by the coding sequence ATGAGAACGAACTTACATAAGAAGCAAGCAGCGAAGCAAGCGAGAAATACGTTTTTTATCCGATTGGCGTTGGCGCTCGTATTCATCGGACTAGGCGCGACGTCCGGAGTCATGCTCCACGCCAGCGCCATGAATCAAGGGCTGACGTCGACGTCGGAAGCTGCGGCAGCAGAAGAACCGACGAAGAGCTACGTCTTGGACGAGATGCCGATTCTATGCGTAGAGCCGGGCGATACGCTGTGGGATATCGCGGAGGAGTATGCGCCTGAAGGCGTCTCGGTGAAGGCGTATGTGAAGCAAATCATGATTGCGAACAGTTTGGAACAAGCCGCTTTGGAAGTCGGGCAAGTACTCCGTCTGCCATAA
- a CDS encoding DUF896 domain-containing protein, whose product MVSARVLRINELARKQKTVGLTDDEKVEQAELRKGYIDDLKNSLRQQLDAIEFVEDDNKKD is encoded by the coding sequence ATGGTATCCGCTCGCGTACTCCGCATCAACGAGCTCGCGCGCAAGCAGAAGACGGTCGGTTTGACGGATGACGAGAAAGTGGAACAGGCCGAGCTGCGCAAAGGTTATATCGACGATCTGAAAAACTCGCTCCGGCAGCAGTTGGATGCGATTGAATTTGTAGAAGACGATAACAAAAAGGACTGA
- a CDS encoding HAD family hydrolase, which translates to MNKKAVLFDLDDTLLWDERSVQEAFDMTCREAAEAAGVDPKALELAVRKEARALYESYETFPFTQMIGINPFEGLWGNFREGAAPEFRIMERIAPQYRAESWTRGLRALGVDDPELGAKLGERFPAIRRTLAYVYEETYEVLDALKGNVKLLLLTNGSPDLQKEKLTGVPKLAPYFDHIIISGDFGRGKPDPSIFRHAVELLGIDPSEGIMIGDKLTTDILGSSRIGMDNIWINHHGAEIGEHVPPKHTVTRLKDILSIV; encoded by the coding sequence ATGAATAAGAAAGCCGTACTTTTTGACTTAGACGACACGCTGCTGTGGGACGAGCGTTCCGTTCAGGAAGCGTTCGATATGACGTGCCGGGAGGCGGCGGAGGCGGCGGGAGTCGATCCGAAAGCGCTGGAGCTCGCCGTTCGCAAAGAGGCTCGAGCGCTATATGAGAGCTACGAGACGTTCCCGTTCACCCAAATGATCGGCATTAACCCGTTCGAAGGACTATGGGGCAACTTCCGCGAGGGTGCCGCGCCGGAATTCCGCATAATGGAGCGCATCGCGCCGCAATATCGCGCCGAATCGTGGACTCGCGGCTTGCGAGCGCTCGGCGTCGACGACCCCGAACTCGGGGCGAAGCTTGGCGAGAGGTTCCCTGCGATCCGACGGACGCTCGCGTACGTATACGAAGAAACGTACGAAGTTCTTGATGCGCTTAAGGGCAACGTGAAGCTGCTGCTGCTGACGAACGGCTCGCCGGATCTCCAGAAGGAGAAGCTCACAGGCGTTCCGAAGCTGGCGCCGTACTTCGATCATATTATCATTTCCGGCGATTTCGGCCGGGGCAAGCCCGATCCGTCCATCTTCCGCCATGCGGTCGAGCTGCTCGGCATCGATCCGTCCGAGGGAATTATGATCGGCGACAAGCTGACGACCGACATTCTCGGGTCGAGCCGAATCGGCATGGACAACATCTGGATCAATCACCATGGAGCCGAAATCGGCGAGCATGTGCCGCCGAAGCATACGGTGACCCGTTTGAAGGACATCTTGTCGATCGTATAA
- a CDS encoding Hsp20/alpha crystallin family protein, whose translation MGGVWRNGQFRNGWKSFENAVRSALATMREAPSVRGEYEWDRLLQESLAYLERHRASGYTWDCFETFRSVIVRVTLPADDRGKLPNVQIDGRKLTLAGLPGKLDETVTLPAAVSARRVKADYSDGVLEIRLRKKPALRAIRSVPLRVSAKKSPSAR comes from the coding sequence GTGGGCGGCGTATGGAGAAACGGGCAATTTCGTAACGGGTGGAAGTCTTTCGAGAACGCCGTGCGGAGCGCGCTGGCGACGATGCGCGAAGCGCCTTCCGTTCGGGGAGAATACGAGTGGGATCGGCTGCTGCAGGAGTCGCTCGCGTACTTGGAGCGGCATCGCGCTTCGGGCTATACGTGGGACTGCTTCGAAACGTTCCGTTCGGTCATTGTACGCGTCACGCTGCCGGCGGATGATCGCGGGAAGCTGCCGAACGTGCAGATCGACGGGCGCAAACTGACGCTCGCGGGCCTTCCCGGCAAGCTGGACGAGACGGTGACGCTTCCGGCGGCCGTCAGCGCGAGACGGGTCAAAGCCGACTATTCGGACGGCGTACTGGAAATCCGGCTGAGGAAAAAGCCGGCGCTGCGGGCGATTCGCAGCGTTCCGCTTCGCGTCAGCGCAAAAAAATCCCCTTCGGCTCGATAA
- a CDS encoding acireductone dioxygenase: MAEIRIRNTNERITGEENVRAFLNSQEVLYEHWDPSKLPEHLREKFVLSDEEKNEILSTFDAEIRDLASRRGYRTWDIVALSDATPNLEELLKKFENVHTHTEDEVRAITAGRGIFIIKGTEDVGYFDVELEAGDVISVPEHKPHFFTLMENRQIVAVRLFIETEGWIAHPYADPEFQKA, translated from the coding sequence ATGGCAGAGATTCGCATCCGCAACACGAACGAGCGCATTACGGGCGAAGAAAACGTCCGCGCCTTTTTGAACAGCCAAGAAGTTTTGTACGAGCATTGGGATCCGTCCAAGCTTCCGGAGCACCTGAGAGAGAAGTTCGTCCTCAGCGACGAAGAGAAGAACGAAATTTTGTCCACGTTCGACGCGGAAATCCGCGACCTGGCAAGCCGCCGCGGCTACCGGACATGGGACATCGTCGCCTTGTCCGACGCGACGCCGAACCTGGAAGAGCTCCTCAAGAAATTCGAAAACGTCCACACCCACACGGAAGACGAAGTGCGCGCCATCACGGCGGGTCGCGGCATCTTCATCATCAAAGGAACGGAAGATGTCGGTTACTTCGACGTCGAGCTCGAAGCCGGCGACGTTATCTCCGTACCGGAGCATAAGCCGCACTTCTTTACCCTGATGGAAAACCGCCAAATCGTCGCGGTTCGCCTGTTCATCGAGACGGAAGGCTGGATCGCGCACCCGTACGCGGACCCGGAATTCCAGAAGGCGTAA
- the metH gene encoding methionine synthase, with product MMKPTIERQLEKKILIIDGAMGTMIQQADLTAADFGGDELEGCNEMLCITKPDLIRDIHEAYFAAGADIVETNSFGSTSVVLAEYDIPHMARELNLAAARLAKEAADKYSTPEWPRYVAGAMGPTTKTLSVTGGVTFDGLVESYYEQALALIEGGVDALLLETSQDTLNVKAGSIGIRKAFETTGIRLPIMISGTIEPMGTTLAGQNIESFLVSLEHLKPISIGLNCATGPEFMKDHIRTLAKLTDAAVSCYPNAGLPDENGNYHESPESLAKKMAGFAEQGWLNIAGGCCGTTPEHIRAMAEELGRFQPRARAGEHPPAVSGIETVYLEEDSRPLMVGERTNVIGSRKFKRLIFEGKFEEASEIARAQVKSGAHIIDVNLEDTELDEKKAMAEFLQLVTKKVKVPLMLDSTNAEVLEIGLKYSQGKAIINSINMEDGLERFEKVVPLIHKYGAAVVVGLIDEKGMAVWAEDKLRVAKRSYDILVNQYGVNPRDIIFDPNVFPVGSGDPQYIGSAKATIDGIRLIKEHFPESSSILGISNISFGLPPAGREVLNSVFLYHNTKAGLGYAIVNTEKLERYASIPEEERKLAEDLIFQTSDETLAAFVAYFREKKVEKKEKTSTLSLEERLASYIVEGTKEGLIPDLDEALKTATPLEIINGPLMAGMDEVGRLFNNNELIVAEVLQSAEVMKAAVSHLEPFMEKSESSVKGTIMLATVKGDVHDIGKNLVEIILTNNGYKIINLGIKVPPEQLIEAYRKEKPDAIGLSGLLVKSAQQMVTTAQDLKAAGVDVPILVGGAALSRKFTKTRIAPEYDGLVLYAKDAMDGLDIANKIMNLEERERLIAELREAIESDVKESGKKEKAGPSSDAPKVSNVSRDVPVQVPKDTERHILRDYPIAHLLPYVNMQMLLGHHLGLKGKVATLLEERDPKALQLKSVVDDIFEDAIKNGTIKANGMYRFFPAQSRGNDVIVYDPEDRSRVLQTFTFPRQDVEPYLCLADYLKSVDSGEMDYVGFLVVTAGAGIRDLAESYKQKGEYLLSHAVQAVALETAEAFAERVHQLMRDVWGIPDPANLTIQGLFAAKYRGQRFSFGYPACPNLEDQAPLFELMKPADIGVELTDSFMMEPEASVSAIVFSHPEARYFNVDKAE from the coding sequence ATGATGAAACCGACGATCGAGCGGCAATTAGAGAAAAAGATCTTAATTATAGACGGCGCCATGGGCACGATGATTCAGCAGGCGGATTTGACGGCGGCCGATTTCGGCGGGGACGAGCTCGAGGGCTGCAATGAAATGCTGTGCATCACGAAGCCGGATCTCATCCGCGACATCCACGAAGCGTACTTCGCGGCCGGCGCGGACATCGTCGAGACGAACAGCTTCGGATCGACCAGCGTCGTCCTTGCGGAATACGACATTCCGCATATGGCGCGCGAATTGAATTTGGCTGCGGCGCGGCTCGCGAAGGAAGCGGCGGACAAGTATTCGACGCCGGAATGGCCGCGGTATGTCGCCGGCGCGATGGGACCGACGACGAAGACGCTGTCGGTGACCGGCGGCGTTACGTTCGACGGCCTGGTGGAGTCGTACTATGAACAGGCGCTCGCGCTGATCGAGGGCGGGGTCGACGCGCTGCTGCTCGAGACGTCGCAGGATACGCTGAACGTCAAAGCGGGCAGCATCGGCATCCGGAAAGCGTTCGAGACGACAGGTATCCGACTGCCGATCATGATTTCCGGCACGATCGAGCCAATGGGCACGACGCTGGCGGGGCAAAACATCGAGTCGTTCCTCGTGTCGCTCGAGCATTTGAAGCCGATATCGATCGGTCTCAACTGCGCGACGGGACCGGAGTTCATGAAGGACCACATTCGGACGCTGGCGAAGCTGACGGATGCGGCGGTCTCCTGCTACCCGAACGCGGGCTTGCCGGACGAGAACGGCAACTACCACGAGTCGCCGGAATCGCTCGCGAAGAAGATGGCCGGCTTCGCCGAGCAAGGCTGGCTTAACATCGCCGGCGGTTGCTGCGGCACGACGCCGGAACATATCCGCGCCATGGCGGAAGAGCTCGGCCGGTTCCAGCCGCGTGCGCGCGCGGGCGAACACCCGCCGGCGGTATCCGGCATCGAGACGGTGTATCTCGAAGAGGACAGCCGTCCGCTCATGGTCGGGGAACGCACGAACGTAATCGGCTCGCGTAAGTTCAAGCGGCTCATTTTCGAAGGGAAGTTCGAGGAAGCTTCCGAGATCGCCCGCGCTCAGGTGAAGAGCGGAGCGCACATCATCGACGTCAACCTTGAGGATACCGAGCTTGACGAGAAGAAGGCGATGGCCGAATTCCTCCAGCTCGTCACGAAGAAAGTGAAAGTGCCGCTCATGCTCGACTCGACGAACGCCGAAGTGCTTGAGATCGGCCTTAAATATTCGCAGGGTAAAGCGATCATCAACTCGATCAACATGGAGGACGGGCTCGAACGGTTCGAGAAGGTCGTGCCGCTCATCCACAAATACGGCGCGGCGGTCGTCGTCGGCCTCATCGACGAGAAAGGGATGGCCGTTTGGGCGGAGGACAAGCTGCGCGTCGCGAAACGGTCGTACGACATTCTCGTCAATCAATACGGCGTCAACCCGCGCGACATTATTTTCGACCCGAACGTGTTCCCGGTCGGCTCCGGCGATCCGCAGTACATCGGTTCGGCGAAAGCGACGATCGACGGCATCCGGCTCATTAAGGAGCATTTCCCGGAGTCCTCGTCGATTCTCGGCATCAGCAACATCTCGTTCGGCTTGCCGCCGGCGGGCCGCGAGGTGCTGAACTCCGTGTTCTTGTATCATAATACGAAGGCGGGCCTCGGCTACGCGATCGTTAATACGGAGAAGCTGGAGCGCTACGCGTCGATCCCGGAAGAAGAACGGAAGCTCGCGGAGGACCTCATTTTCCAAACGAGCGACGAGACGCTTGCCGCGTTCGTCGCGTACTTCCGGGAAAAGAAGGTCGAGAAAAAAGAAAAGACGAGCACGCTTTCGCTCGAGGAGCGGCTCGCGTCTTATATCGTCGAAGGCACGAAGGAAGGGCTTATTCCGGACCTCGACGAAGCGTTGAAAACGGCGACGCCGCTCGAGATCATTAACGGGCCGCTTATGGCGGGCATGGACGAGGTCGGCCGGCTGTTCAACAACAATGAGCTGATCGTCGCGGAAGTGCTGCAGAGCGCCGAAGTCATGAAGGCCGCGGTATCGCATCTGGAGCCGTTCATGGAGAAATCGGAGTCGAGCGTCAAGGGCACGATCATGCTGGCGACGGTCAAAGGCGACGTGCATGACATCGGCAAAAACTTGGTCGAGATCATCCTGACGAACAACGGCTACAAAATCATCAACCTCGGTATCAAGGTGCCGCCGGAGCAGCTGATCGAAGCATACAGGAAGGAAAAGCCGGACGCGATCGGCCTCTCGGGCCTCTTGGTCAAATCGGCGCAGCAGATGGTCACGACCGCGCAGGATTTGAAGGCGGCCGGCGTCGACGTGCCGATTCTCGTCGGCGGCGCGGCGCTGTCGCGCAAATTCACGAAGACGCGCATCGCCCCCGAGTACGACGGACTCGTCCTGTACGCGAAGGATGCGATGGACGGCCTCGATATCGCGAACAAGATCATGAACCTTGAAGAACGGGAGCGCCTCATCGCGGAGCTTCGCGAAGCGATAGAGTCGGACGTGAAGGAGTCGGGCAAGAAGGAGAAAGCGGGGCCGTCGTCCGACGCGCCGAAGGTGTCGAACGTGTCCCGCGACGTTCCGGTGCAGGTGCCGAAAGATACGGAACGGCACATTCTGCGCGATTACCCGATCGCGCATCTGCTGCCGTACGTGAACATGCAGATGCTGCTCGGCCACCACTTGGGGCTGAAGGGCAAAGTCGCGACGCTGCTCGAGGAACGCGATCCGAAGGCGCTGCAGCTGAAGAGCGTCGTCGACGACATTTTCGAGGACGCCATCAAGAACGGAACGATCAAAGCGAACGGCATGTACCGTTTCTTCCCGGCGCAGTCGCGCGGCAACGACGTCATCGTGTACGATCCGGAGGACCGCAGCCGCGTGCTGCAGACGTTCACGTTCCCGCGCCAAGACGTCGAGCCGTATTTGTGTCTCGCCGATTACCTGAAGTCGGTCGACAGCGGAGAGATGGACTACGTCGGCTTCCTCGTCGTGACGGCGGGCGCCGGCATCCGCGACCTTGCGGAGTCGTATAAGCAGAAGGGCGAATATCTGCTGTCCCACGCCGTTCAGGCGGTCGCGTTAGAGACGGCCGAAGCGTTCGCCGAACGCGTTCACCAACTGATGCGCGACGTATGGGGAATTCCGGATCCGGCGAACCTAACGATACAAGGGTTGTTCGCGGCTAAATATCGAGGGCAGCGGTTCTCCTTCGGGTATCCGGCGTGCCCGAACCTGGAGGATCAAGCGCCGCTGTTCGAGCTGATGAAGCCGGCGGACATCGGAGTCGAGCTGACGGACAGCTTTATGATGGAGCCGGAAGCGTCCGTCTCGGCGATCGTCTTCTCGCATCCGGAAGCCCGATATTTTAACGTGGATAAGGCGGAGTAA
- the rnz gene encoding ribonuclease Z, producing MELYFLGTGAGMPTRKRNVTSVALNLMTERGVVWLFDAGEGTQHQMLQSPIKPGKIEFLFLTHLHGDHSYGVPGLLSSRSYQGGETPLTIFGPPGTRHFVETVLEVSGTHLEYEVRIEEIGEGVVFEDEQFRVTAAKLEHRIESYGFRIEEKDVPGALDSARLAREGVPAGPLYAKLKRGESVTLPDGRTIDGAKYVGAPQRGRIVAIFGDTRPCPSELALAQGADVLVHEATYMHERADNAHRYFHTTATQAAELAVRAGVGALVMTHLSSRYQDESVHHLLEEARAIFPHSHVAEDFWSYAIPRRDD from the coding sequence GTGGAATTGTATTTTCTTGGCACGGGAGCGGGGATGCCGACGCGCAAGCGGAACGTCACCTCGGTCGCGCTCAACCTTATGACGGAGCGCGGCGTCGTATGGCTGTTCGACGCGGGCGAGGGGACGCAGCACCAAATGCTCCAATCGCCCATCAAACCGGGCAAAATCGAGTTCTTGTTTCTGACCCATCTGCACGGCGACCATTCGTACGGCGTGCCGGGACTGCTGTCGAGCCGTTCGTACCAAGGCGGGGAAACGCCGCTGACGATTTTCGGCCCGCCGGGCACCCGCCATTTCGTCGAGACGGTGCTCGAGGTGAGCGGGACGCATCTCGAATACGAGGTGCGCATCGAAGAGATCGGCGAAGGCGTCGTGTTCGAGGACGAGCAGTTTCGCGTCACGGCCGCCAAGCTGGAGCATCGGATCGAGTCGTACGGCTTCCGCATCGAGGAGAAGGACGTCCCCGGGGCGCTCGACAGCGCGCGGCTGGCGCGGGAGGGCGTGCCGGCGGGGCCGCTGTACGCGAAGCTGAAGCGGGGCGAGTCGGTGACGTTGCCGGACGGGCGCACGATCGACGGCGCGAAGTACGTCGGCGCGCCGCAGCGAGGGCGCATCGTCGCGATCTTCGGCGACACGCGCCCGTGCCCGAGCGAGCTGGCGCTGGCGCAGGGGGCGGACGTGCTCGTGCACGAGGCGACGTATATGCACGAGCGGGCGGACAACGCGCACCGCTACTTCCACACGACGGCGACGCAGGCGGCGGAGCTCGCGGTTCGCGCGGGCGTCGGGGCGCTCGTCATGACCCATCTGTCGTCGAGGTATCAGGACGAGAGCGTCCATCATTTGCTCGAGGAAGCGCGGGCCATTTTCCCGCATTCCCACGTGGCCGAAGATTTTTGGTCGTACGCGATTCCGCGCCGGGACGATTAA